In the Clostridium beijerinckii genome, one interval contains:
- a CDS encoding 3-oxoacid CoA-transferase subunit A: protein MNKLVKLTDLKRIFKDGMTIMVGGFLDCGTPENIIDMLVDLNIKNLTIISNDTAFPNKGIGKLIVNGQVSKVIASHIGTNPETGKKMSSGELKVELSPQGTLIERIRAAGSGLGGVLTPTGLGTIVEEGKKKVTIDGKEYLLELPLSADVSLIKGSVVDEFGNTFYRAATKNFNPYMAMAAKTVIVEAENLVKCEDLKRDAIMTPGVLVDYIVKEAA from the coding sequence ATGAATAAATTAGTAAAATTAACAGATTTAAAGCGCATTTTCAAAGATGGTATGACAATTATGGTTGGGGGTTTTTTAGATTGTGGAACTCCTGAAAATATTATAGATATGCTAGTTGATTTAAATATAAAAAATCTGACTATTATAAGCAATGATACAGCTTTTCCTAATAAAGGAATAGGAAAACTTATTGTAAATGGTCAAGTTTCTAAAGTAATTGCTTCACATATTGGAACTAATCCTGAAACTGGAAAAAAAATGAGCTCTGGTGAACTTAAAGTTGAGCTTTCCCCACAAGGAACACTGATTGAAAGAATTCGTGCAGCTGGATCTGGACTCGGAGGTGTATTAACTCCAACTGGACTTGGGACTATCGTTGAAGAAGGTAAGAAAAAAGTTACTATCGATGGCAAAGAATATCTATTAGAACTTCCTTTATCTGCTGATGTTTCATTAATAAAAGGTAGCGTTGTAGATGAATTTGGAAATACCTTCTATAGAGCTGCTACTAAAAATTTCAATCCATATATGGCAATGGCTGCAAAAACAGTTATAGTTGAAGCAGAAAATTTAGTTAAATGTGAAGATTTAAAAAGAGATGCCATAATGACTCCTGGCGTATTAGTAGATTATATCGTTAAGGAGGCGGCTTAA
- a CDS encoding 3-oxoacid CoA-transferase subunit B: MIVDKVLAKEIIAKRVAKELKKDQLVNLGIGLPTLVANYVPKEMNITFESENGMVGMAQMASSGENDPDIINAGGEYVTLLPQGSFFDSSMSFALIRGGHVDVAVLGALEVDEKGNLANWIVPNKIVPGMGGAMDLAIGAKKIIVAMQHTGKGKPKIVKKCTLPLTAKAQVDLIVTELCVIDVTNDGLLLKEIHKDTTIDEIKFLTDADLIIPDNLKIMDI, translated from the coding sequence TTGATTGTAGATAAAGTTTTAGCAAAAGAGATAATTGCCAAAAGAGTTGCAAAAGAACTAAAAAAAGACCAACTCGTAAACCTTGGAATAGGACTTCCAACTTTAGTAGCAAATTATGTACCAAAAGAAATGAACATTACTTTTGAATCAGAAAATGGCATGGTTGGTATGGCACAAATGGCATCATCAGGTGAAAATGACCCAGATATAATAAATGCTGGCGGGGAATATGTAACATTATTACCTCAAGGTTCATTTTTTGATAGTTCAATGTCTTTCGCACTAATACGAGGAGGACATGTTGATGTTGCTGTTCTTGGTGCTCTAGAAGTTGATGAAAAAGGTAATTTAGCTAACTGGATTGTTCCAAATAAAATTGTCCCAGGTATGGGTGGCGCTATGGATTTAGCAATAGGTGCAAAAAAAATAATAGTAGCAATGCAACATACCGGAAAAGGCAAACCTAAAATCGTTAAAAAATGTACTCTCCCACTTACTGCTAAAGCTCAGGTGGATTTAATTGTTACGGAGCTTTGTGTAATTGATGTAACAAATGACGGCTTACTTTTAAAAGAAATTCATAAAGATACAACTATTGATGAAATAAAATTTTTAACAGATGCAGATTTAATTATTCCAGATAACTTAAAGATTATGGATATATGA
- a CDS encoding acetoacetate decarboxylase gives MLESEVSKQITTPLAAPAFPRGPYRFHNREYLNIIYRTDLDALRKIVPEPLELDGAYVRFEMMAMPDTTGLGSYTECGQAIPVKYNGVKGDYLHMMYLDNEPAIAVGRESSAYPKKLGYPKLFVDSDTLVGTLKYGTLPVATATMGYKHEPLDLKEAYAQIARPNFMLKIIQGYDGKPRICELICAENTDITIHGAWTGSARLQLFSHALAPLADLPVLDIVSASHILTDLTLGTPKVVHDYLSKS, from the coding sequence ATGTTAGAAAGTGAAGTATCTAAACAAATTACAACTCCACTTGCTGCTCCAGCGTTTCCTAGAGGACCATATAGATTTCACAATAGAGAATATCTAAACATTATTTATCGAACTGATTTAGATGCTCTTCGAAAAATAGTACCAGAGCCACTTGAATTAGATGGAGCATATGTTAGATTTGAGATGATGGCTATGCCTGATACAACCGGACTAGGCTCATATACAGAATGTGGTCAAGCTATTCCAGTAAAATATAATGGTGTTAAGGGTGACTACTTGCATATGATGTATCTAGATAATGAACCTGCTATTGCTGTTGGAAGAGAAAGTAGCGCTTATCCAAAAAAGCTTGGCTATCCAAAGCTATTTGTTGATTCAGACACTTTAGTTGGGACACTTAAGTATGGTACATTACCAGTAGCTACCGCAACAATGGGATATAAGCACGAGCCTCTAGATCTTAAAGAAGCCTATGCTCAAATTGCAAGACCCAATTTTATGCTAAAAATCATTCAAGGTTACGATGGTAAGCCAAGAATTTGTGAACTAATATGTGCAGAAAATACTGATATAACTATTCACGGTGCTTGGACTGGAAGTGCACGTCTACAATTATTTAGCCATGCACTAGCTCCTCTTGCTGATTTACCTGTATTAGATATTGTATCAGCATCTCATATCCTAACAGATTTAACTCTTGGAACACCTAAGGTTGTACATGATTATCTTTCCAAAAGTTAA
- a CDS encoding DUF975 family protein encodes MDIESKEIRKSARYSLKGNWKIGILSTLVYSGAGIIGGLFQDSSVIWNLILEIIFGALFTFGYFSIILNIVRGEQVNFSDIFTGTKKFFKALGITLTVNILTLLWSLLLIIPGIIAAAKYSMTYYIWAEHPNISIQEAIDRSIKMTDGHISEIFWLYISFIGWSLLVIAPAVAIKYWHPEYFDVFMSFGMIFVNVYVNVSFGSLYTKLLQEGQRY; translated from the coding sequence ATGGATATTGAGAGCAAAGAAATAAGAAAAAGTGCAAGATATAGTTTGAAAGGTAATTGGAAGATTGGAATATTAAGTACGCTAGTGTACAGTGGCGCAGGTATTATAGGAGGCTTATTTCAAGATTCTAGTGTTATATGGAATTTGATATTAGAAATTATATTTGGTGCATTATTTACATTTGGATATTTTAGTATAATATTAAACATAGTTAGAGGAGAACAAGTTAATTTTTCAGATATATTTACTGGCACAAAGAAATTCTTTAAAGCATTAGGAATTACGCTAACAGTAAATATTCTTACACTATTATGGTCACTATTATTAATAATCCCAGGTATAATAGCAGCTGCAAAATATTCTATGACATACTATATATGGGCTGAACATCCTAATATAAGCATTCAAGAAGCAATTGATAGAAGTATTAAAATGACAGATGGACACATTTCAGAAATATTTTGGTTATATATAAGTTTTATAGGATGGAGCTTATTAGTAATAGCTCCGGCAGTAGCTATAAAATATTGGCATCCCGAATATTTTGATGTATTTATGTCTTTTGGAATGATTTTTGTAAATGTGTATGTTAATGTATCTTTTGGATCTTTATACACTAAGTTACTTCAAGAAGGGCAGAGATATTAA
- a CDS encoding GNAT family N-acetyltransferase codes for MNISIVEKGIKEIELMKPLWEQLNSIHYNKSVHFKDKYDRFTFDKRIESICKKAKNGVVKLDMLLDNETGNYVGYCLSSIENNLGEIESIFVEKKYRKLKIGDKLMKNALSWFESNAITDIQINVVYANDEALPFYSNYGFKIGNYILKRT; via the coding sequence ATGAATATTTCTATTGTTGAAAAGGGAATAAAGGAAATTGAGTTAATGAAACCATTATGGGAACAACTTAATTCTATTCACTATAATAAATCTGTGCACTTTAAGGATAAATATGACAGATTTACTTTTGACAAAAGAATAGAATCTATTTGCAAAAAGGCTAAAAACGGTGTTGTTAAGTTAGATATGCTTCTAGACAATGAAACGGGAAATTATGTAGGATATTGTTTAAGCTCAATTGAAAATAATTTGGGAGAAATAGAATCTATATTTGTTGAGAAAAAGTATCGAAAGCTTAAGATAGGAGACAAGCTTATGAAAAATGCTTTAAGTTGGTTTGAATCTAACGCTATAACAGATATTCAAATTAATGTGGTATATGCAAATGATGAAGCGTTACCTTTCTACAGTAATTATGGTTTTAAAATTGGAAATTACATTTTGAAAAGGACGTGA
- the plsY gene encoding glycerol-3-phosphate 1-O-acyltransferase PlsY, with protein sequence MIIILSIIVSFLCGSIPTGYLIIKKLHGIDIRTKGSGNIGSTNVNRVAGRKISIITQIVDISKGIIPVALGICLAKILELQMSMDTYLSIIAIAVILGHDFTPFLGFNGGKGVNTTIGAFFVIVPIPTLVGVAVHFILRLFTSIVSIRSIAIGVTIPLMCIIMKAPILIIISSLIACILMIYKHKDNLIRLLHNEEK encoded by the coding sequence ATGATTATTATTTTATCAATTATAGTATCTTTTTTATGTGGTTCAATTCCTACAGGATACTTAATTATCAAAAAGTTGCATGGAATTGATATAAGGACCAAAGGTAGTGGGAATATAGGATCTACAAATGTTAATAGAGTAGCAGGACGTAAAATATCTATTATTACGCAAATAGTGGATATTTCAAAAGGTATAATTCCTGTAGCTTTAGGAATTTGTTTAGCAAAGATTCTTGAACTACAAATGTCAATGGATACTTATCTTTCGATTATTGCTATAGCGGTAATTTTGGGACACGATTTTACTCCATTCCTAGGATTTAATGGTGGGAAGGGAGTTAATACAACTATTGGTGCATTCTTTGTAATTGTACCAATTCCAACATTGGTTGGAGTTGCAGTTCATTTTATATTGCGTTTATTTACAAGTATAGTTTCTATAAGGTCAATTGCAATAGGGGTAACGATACCTTTAATGTGTATAATTATGAAAGCACCTATTTTAATAATAATAAGCAGTTTAATAGCATGTATTTTAATGATATATAAACATAAAGATAATTTAATAAGACTTTTACATAATGAAGAAAAATAA
- a CDS encoding DUF3784 domain-containing protein: MINLILMIPLGILSIFLGWRIWKKEQITLIHDYHYARVAESDKKPYTEEVGKGCIIMGIGIILTGIINLIGNTKYGWICFVIFAVLGFRMMFRAQKKYNGGLF, from the coding sequence GTGATTAACTTGATATTAATGATTCCACTAGGAATACTTTCTATATTTTTAGGATGGCGTATTTGGAAAAAAGAGCAGATAACATTGATTCACGATTATCATTATGCAAGGGTTGCTGAAAGTGATAAGAAACCTTATACTGAGGAAGTTGGAAAAGGATGCATTATCATGGGAATTGGAATTATACTGACAGGCATTATTAATTTAATAGGAAACACAAAATATGGATGGATATGTTTTGTAATATTTGCTGTATTGGGATTTAGGATGATGTTTAGAGCACAAAAGAAATATAATGGAGGATTGTTCTAA
- a CDS encoding DUF3784 domain-containing protein, with the protein MIIGFIMSAIFGLLGMVFLIFKDEACILISGYNLKTKKEREKYDEVRLSKDERNFCFTCSIIYLIGAITSIFLGKLCFWIAFLVWFIYLFKNIHFNPEKAFDKYKK; encoded by the coding sequence ATGATTATTGGCTTTATTATGTCAGCTATTTTTGGATTACTTGGAATGGTATTTCTGATTTTTAAAGATGAAGCATGTATTCTGATATCGGGATATAATTTAAAAACTAAGAAAGAACGAGAAAAATACGATGAAGTTCGTTTAAGTAAAGATGAACGTAATTTCTGCTTTACATGTTCAATTATATATCTTATTGGTGCAATAACATCAATATTTTTGGGTAAATTATGCTTTTGGATTGCTTTTCTAGTTTGGTTTATATATCTTTTTAAAAATATTCATTTTAATCCAGAAAAAGCATTTGATAAATATAAAAAATAA
- a CDS encoding YciI family protein, which produces MFIVNLTYVKPLEEVEKHLKDHITFLNKYYASNNFICSGRKNPRDGGIILCSAKNKEEVNEIISEDPFHKNGVANYDVIEFQPTKYSEGFKEFVE; this is translated from the coding sequence ATGTTTATAGTAAATTTAACTTATGTTAAACCACTAGAAGAGGTTGAAAAGCATTTGAAAGATCACATTACATTCTTAAATAAATACTATGCTAGTAACAACTTTATCTGCTCAGGGAGAAAAAATCCTAGAGATGGTGGAATAATTTTATGCAGCGCAAAAAATAAAGAAGAGGTAAATGAAATTATTAGTGAAGATCCATTTCATAAAAATGGAGTTGCTAATTATGATGTAATAGAATTCCAACCAACAAAGTATTCTGAAGGTTTTAAGGAATTTGTTGAGTAA
- a CDS encoding sugar O-acetyltransferase has protein sequence MDFKEIMKQNRGYCSKHTDMPAELQLKAKELCWEYNQTGPSEKEKRSNILKELLGTCHPLTFIEPLFRCDYGFNIHTHGLAVINYNCVILDTSPVYIGANAFIAPGVCLACSGHAVFPTQRAEGIGTSKPITIEDDVWIGANATVCGGVTIGKGSVIGAGSVVNKDIPAGVIAVGNPCRVLRKITEEDIINLSVEQGNF, from the coding sequence ATGGATTTTAAAGAAATTATGAAACAAAATAGAGGATATTGCTCAAAGCACACAGATATGCCAGCAGAATTACAACTAAAAGCGAAAGAATTATGCTGGGAATATAATCAGACTGGACCATCAGAAAAAGAAAAGAGAAGTAATATTTTAAAAGAACTGCTTGGAACTTGCCATCCGCTAACATTTATTGAGCCGTTATTTCGTTGCGATTATGGTTTTAATATACATACCCATGGGCTTGCTGTGATTAACTATAATTGTGTAATATTAGATACATCGCCAGTTTACATTGGTGCAAATGCATTTATAGCTCCTGGAGTTTGTTTGGCTTGCTCGGGACATGCTGTATTTCCAACACAAAGGGCAGAAGGGATTGGAACCTCAAAACCTATTACAATAGAAGATGACGTATGGATTGGTGCTAATGCAACTGTATGTGGTGGAGTTACTATAGGAAAAGGTAGCGTTATTGGTGCAGGAAGCGTAGTAAATAAAGATATTCCAGCAGGGGTAATTGCAGTAGGAAATCCTTGCAGAGTATTACGGAAGATTACAGAAGAAGACATAATTAACTTGTCAGTTGAGCAAGGCAATTTCTAA
- a CDS encoding DUF5673 domain-containing protein yields MSEFYGFSIFAIVLFILGTRMLLKDLYTSCIHGRSILKVEKGIGLAIFWLGSIIVWCLLLRQSVKLYVRHENNGIINNIVTNIFWIEFSISNIIKSLRSLEIRENGIYKSGYFYKWSKIRSYNWTTPNTIEFKVSSFLKINSSIEFTINEEYKAKVEEVIQKSIAL; encoded by the coding sequence TTGAGTGAGTTTTATGGATTTTCAATCTTTGCTATAGTGTTATTTATTCTTGGAACAAGAATGTTATTAAAAGATTTATATACATCATGTATTCATGGCAGAAGTATTTTAAAAGTAGAAAAAGGAATAGGATTAGCTATTTTTTGGTTAGGATCAATAATTGTTTGGTGCCTATTATTGCGGCAATCGGTAAAGCTTTATGTTAGACACGAAAATAACGGTATTATTAATAATATTGTTACTAATATATTTTGGATAGAATTTTCAATCTCTAATATAATAAAATCATTAAGAAGTTTAGAAATAAGAGAAAATGGAATATATAAGTCGGGATATTTTTATAAGTGGTCTAAGATTAGAAGTTATAATTGGACAACACCAAATACAATTGAATTTAAAGTTAGCAGTTTTTTAAAAATTAATTCAAGTATTGAGTTTACGATAAATGAAGAATATAAAGCAAAAGTGGAAGAAGTGATTCAAAAAAGTATTGCGTTATAG
- a CDS encoding AraC family transcriptional regulator produces the protein MKWIEGIGEAISYIEENITEEITIKNIAEKTFMSPFYFQKGFAMLCGFTVGEYIRQRRLTLAGSDLVSTDEKIIDIALKYGYASPDSFTKAFTRFHGVTPTAVRKDGAMIKSFAPLKIKFLLEGGYIMDYKIVEKDSFTVMGVSKVFKYGNAFAEIPPFWTEHYEAGKGKFVCGMYGISIDENMGSDEFEYLIADDYNPSMEIPNGFVTKIIPKHTWAVFACKGAMPKSLQDMNRKIFSEWLPNCKDYEIAAGYNIEMYTDIADYPKGNQDENYYSEIWIPVKKK, from the coding sequence ATGAAATGGATTGAAGGAATAGGTGAAGCTATCAGCTATATTGAGGAGAATATTACAGAAGAGATTACAATAAAAAATATTGCAGAAAAAACATTTATGTCTCCATTCTATTTCCAGAAAGGCTTTGCAATGCTTTGTGGGTTTACGGTTGGAGAGTATATCAGACAACGCAGGCTTACTCTTGCCGGCAGTGACCTCGTTTCTACTGATGAAAAAATCATTGATATTGCATTAAAATATGGCTATGCATCACCAGATAGTTTCACAAAAGCTTTTACTCGATTTCATGGTGTCACACCTACTGCTGTTAGAAAAGATGGGGCGATGATTAAGTCATTTGCTCCGCTGAAAATCAAGTTTTTATTGGAAGGCGGTTATATTATGGATTACAAGATTGTTGAAAAAGATTCGTTTACTGTCATGGGTGTATCAAAGGTGTTTAAGTATGGGAATGCATTTGCAGAAATTCCACCGTTTTGGACAGAGCATTATGAAGCTGGAAAGGGAAAGTTTGTGTGTGGAATGTATGGAATATCCATAGATGAGAACATGGGATCAGATGAGTTTGAATATTTGATTGCAGATGATTATAATCCATCCATGGAAATACCTAATGGTTTTGTTACAAAGATTATTCCTAAACACACGTGGGCCGTTTTTGCTTGCAAGGGTGCAATGCCAAAATCTCTGCAAGATATGAACAGAAAAATCTTCTCAGAATGGTTGCCTAATTGCAAGGATTATGAAATTGCAGCAGGTTATAATATTGAAATGTACACTGATATAGCTGATTATCCTAAGGGGAATCAAGATGAGAATTATTACAGCGAAATCTGGATTCCTGTTAAGAAAAAATAG
- a CDS encoding sensor histidine kinase — protein sequence MTISEFLKDKAIVILCNSLMFIILSIIMFVINVNLIIVVFVFCIWFFPLGSYIALEYIKHKKYFKGIESLLENLDKKYLFPEMLKEAESVQGEKFNSILKELSRDMYEHVKYYKDLQEDYREYLEAWVHEIKTPIASSKLIIENNQNEVTNKIDFQIDKIERFVEQVLYYSRSNNAYKDYIIKQISLGDIVKNVVKRNYRDFIHKKIRININDIEENVYSDGKWAEFIINQIIVNSIKYSSNRDPQINISSMKKVNSVMLFIEDNGVGIIEKDIDRVFEKGFTGENGRRFSKSTGMGLYLCEKLCLKLGLKISIVSEVNKGTKVTLIFPLSGMETFGDD from the coding sequence ATGACTATAAGTGAGTTTCTTAAAGATAAAGCTATTGTAATACTATGTAATAGTCTTATGTTTATTATATTGTCAATAATAATGTTTGTTATAAATGTTAACCTAATTATAGTTGTATTTGTTTTTTGTATATGGTTTTTCCCGTTGGGCTCTTATATAGCTTTAGAATATATAAAGCATAAAAAGTATTTTAAAGGGATTGAAAGTTTATTAGAGAATTTGGACAAGAAATATTTATTTCCAGAGATGCTAAAGGAAGCAGAATCTGTACAAGGAGAAAAGTTTAACTCTATACTTAAGGAATTAAGCAGAGATATGTATGAGCATGTAAAATATTATAAGGATCTGCAGGAGGATTATAGAGAATATCTAGAAGCCTGGGTCCATGAAATTAAAACACCTATAGCTTCTTCAAAGCTTATTATTGAGAATAATCAAAATGAAGTAACTAATAAAATAGACTTTCAGATAGACAAAATTGAAAGATTTGTGGAACAGGTACTTTACTATTCTAGAAGTAATAATGCTTATAAAGATTATATAATAAAACAAATTAGTCTAGGTGATATAGTAAAAAATGTAGTAAAAAGAAACTATAGAGATTTCATTCATAAGAAAATAAGAATCAATATAAATGACATTGAAGAAAATGTATATAGCGATGGGAAATGGGCTGAATTTATAATTAATCAGATAATAGTAAATTCAATAAAATATTCAAGCAATAGAGATCCTCAAATTAATATATCATCAATGAAAAAAGTAAATTCAGTAATGTTATTTATAGAAGATAATGGAGTAGGGATAATAGAGAAAGATATAGATAGAGTCTTTGAAAAAGGCTTCACTGGTGAGAATGGAAGAAGATTTAGCAAAAGTACGGGCATGGGTTTGTATTTATGTGAAAAGCTCTGCTTAAAGCTGGGCTTAAAAATTTCAATTGTTTCTGAGGTTAACAAAGGAACTAAAGTTACATTAATATTTCCATTATCAGGTATGGAAACCTTTGGTGATGATTGA
- a CDS encoding response regulator transcription factor, which translates to MRKIIIIEDDEVIREELQSFLQRYGYEVKAPLDMDNIINYIESENAELILLDINLPMYDGYYICREIRKTSEVPIIIVTSRDSEVDELMSMNLGADDFITKPYNTEILLARITNILKRTYGNIKTSSILSYRDFNLNLSNATIIYKDNSLELTKNEVKILSFLINNKGNIVKRDSLMEYLWKADFFVDDSTLNVNINRLRKKLEEIGIENPIETRRGMGYIMP; encoded by the coding sequence ATGAGGAAAATTATTATTATTGAAGATGATGAAGTTATAAGGGAGGAATTGCAAAGTTTTTTACAGAGATATGGATATGAAGTGAAGGCCCCTTTAGATATGGATAACATAATAAATTATATTGAAAGTGAGAACGCTGAACTTATATTGCTAGATATTAATCTGCCTATGTATGATGGATATTATATATGTAGGGAAATACGCAAGACTTCAGAGGTTCCAATTATAATAGTTACAAGTAGGGATAGTGAAGTAGATGAACTGATGAGCATGAATTTAGGGGCAGATGACTTTATTACAAAACCTTATAATACAGAAATACTACTTGCAAGAATAACTAATATTTTAAAAAGGACTTATGGAAACATAAAGACTAGTAGTATATTAAGCTACAGAGATTTTAATTTGAATCTTTCAAATGCAACGATTATTTATAAAGATAACTCTCTAGAGTTAACTAAAAATGAAGTTAAAATACTATCATTTTTGATAAATAATAAAGGAAATATAGTAAAAAGAGATTCTCTTATGGAGTACCTTTGGAAAGCAGATTTTTTTGTAGACGATAGCACTTTAAATGTTAATATAAATAGATTAAGAAAGAAGCTTGAAGAAATAGGAATAGAAAATCCAATAGAAACAAGAAGAGGAATGGGGTATATTATGCCATGA